From Pandoraea vervacti, the proteins below share one genomic window:
- the xth gene encoding exodeoxyribonuclease III, producing the protein MQLATWNVNSLKVRIGHVQDWLRSNPVDVLCLQELKLTDENFPVAEIAALGYTSHFTGQKTYNGVALLVNHAKVGEATDIVKNLPNFPDEQQRLITATIGGVRVVCGYFPNGQSLESDKFVYKLNWLDALTHWLSDELQYHPQLALLGDYNIAPEDRDVHDPAKWEGCNLVSPQERQAFARLQGLGLRDTFRMFEQPEKTFSWWDYRMGAFRRNAGLRIDHILASAALAERCTGCEIDRVPRTWEQPSDHTPVVATFKD; encoded by the coding sequence ATGCAACTTGCCACCTGGAACGTCAACTCGCTCAAGGTTCGTATCGGTCACGTGCAGGACTGGCTGCGCAGCAATCCGGTCGACGTGCTCTGCCTTCAGGAACTGAAGCTCACCGACGAAAACTTTCCGGTCGCCGAGATCGCCGCACTCGGCTACACGTCGCACTTCACCGGCCAGAAGACCTATAACGGGGTTGCGCTGCTGGTCAATCACGCGAAGGTGGGCGAAGCGACCGACATCGTCAAGAACCTGCCGAACTTCCCGGACGAGCAACAGCGGCTCATCACGGCGACCATCGGGGGCGTGCGCGTGGTGTGCGGTTATTTCCCCAACGGGCAGTCACTGGAATCGGACAAGTTCGTCTACAAGCTCAACTGGCTGGACGCCCTGACCCATTGGCTCTCGGACGAGTTGCAGTACCACCCGCAGCTTGCCCTGCTCGGCGATTACAACATCGCTCCGGAAGATCGGGACGTACACGATCCGGCAAAGTGGGAAGGCTGCAACCTGGTGTCGCCGCAGGAGCGTCAGGCATTCGCGCGACTGCAAGGACTCGGCTTGCGCGACACATTCCGCATGTTCGAGCAGCCCGAAAAAACGTTCAGCTGGTGGGACTACCGGATGGGTGCTTTCCGTCGGAACGCCGGGCTGCGCATCGACCATATCCTTGCGTCCGCCGCGCTCGCCGAGCGCTGCACCGGCTGTGAAATCGACCGTGTGCCCCGCACGTGGGAACAGCCGTCGGATCACACGCCGGTCGTGGCGACATTCAAGGACTGA